In one window of Macrobrachium rosenbergii isolate ZJJX-2024 chromosome 27, ASM4041242v1, whole genome shotgun sequence DNA:
- the LOC136853266 gene encoding uncharacterized protein, translating to MAEKYPPNKLAVLCGRTKMVCMWVGGMSARAIAQETGTSVTTVYRWIRRWQKEGNVETKPRSGRPRTTTAEEDQKIVDTVNSMPEKSAAEVIGLLRLQCDPRTVQRRRCQERPPCQYPQYSQYQETAYVPYPAYDKPYYPANYTYPSY from the coding sequence ATGGCAGAAAAGTACCCGCCAAACAAGCTAGCAGTGCTGTGCGGCAGGACGAAGATGGTCTGCATGTGGGTAGGCGGAATGTCCGCCAGAGCCATTGCACAAGAAACTGGCACGAGCGTCACGACGGTATACCGCTGGATCCGCCGCTGGCAGAAGGAAGGGAACGTCGAGACCAAGCCTCGAAGCGGCCGACCCCGCACCACAACGGCAGAGGAGGACCAGAAAATAGTGGACACCGTCAATTCGATGCCTGAGAAATCAGCAGCTGAGGTCATCGGCCTCCTGCGCCTGCAGTGTGATCCGAGAACTGTTCAGAGGAGGAGATGCCAGGAGAGGCCCCCCTGTCAGTATCCTCAGTATAGTCAGTATCAAGAGACCGCTTATGTGCCATACCCGGCTTATGATAAGCCCTACTACCCAGCAAATTATACTTATCCTTCATACTGA